A genomic stretch from Mastacembelus armatus chromosome 7, fMasArm1.2, whole genome shotgun sequence includes:
- the ciroz gene encoding ciliated left-right organizer protein containing ZP-N domains homolog isoform X2, whose product MDHIRRSGILLTTVVVLQCFITRSVLSIQKREWLEGPTAKLTEGDVTCFSEYMEMWIHSTMIEGLAFWLSGALQIKVNPASLDHLNLQLSACGFALHKDLDKNFVFRVSYTGCFVQQEHGFHVLMLILAKRINQFGGRPHSFIMMCPVVSVLPNKEQIQCDPEYIQVIRQVPYDNWKNELHWSLSLRDHLVVALEDASLIAMNVDINRSDITVQARRGEVLSSVKLKENEGEFLALKLVSGVYAYSMEATCPKVTTSTAEDTVLHIFKRHMGLTKRGSSDNDRLTVSNVSVNQTANFTVYEMSEFVTLIIPTDKILQTKICMESKQLVQPFYRVDVVLTFKETNHKMHWTMENTLPCTVVAYGLHIWEMLRMVAPNPRTQCFCEVIHIWSSLLLLIITHHYYKQVLS is encoded by the exons caCAAGAAGTGTGCTTTCCATTCAGAAAAGAGAATGGCTTGAGGGCCCAACAGCAAAATTAACAG aaggagatgtgacatgtttttctgaatACATGGAAATGTGGATTCATAGCACAATGATTGAAGGGTTGGCATTCTGGCTGTCTGGGGCCTTACAGATCAAAg TCAATCCTGCATCTCTGGACCATCTAAACCTCCAGCTGTCTGCCTGTGGATTCGCACTGCACAAAGACCTCgacaaaaattttgtttttcgAGTCAGTTATACTGGATGTTTTGTCCAGCAAGAG CATGGCTTCCACGTTCTTATGTTGATTTTGGCAAAGAGGATAAATCAATTTGGAGGCAGACCTCACAGTTTCATAATGATGTGCCCTGTGGTGTCTGTACTGCCCAACAAAGAGCAAATCCAATGTGACCCAGAGTATATTCAG GTGATCAGACAAGTTCCCTATGATAACTGGAAGAATGAG TTGCACTGGTCACTGTCTTTGAGGGATCACCTCGTTGTAGCTCTGGAGGATGCCAGCTTGATCGCGATGAATGTTGACATCAACAGATCAGACATCACAGTCCAAGCCAGGAGGGGGGAAGTCTTGAGCTCTGTGAAA CTAAAGGAAAATGAAGGGGAATTCCTGGCCTTAAAGCTGGTCAGTGGTGTGTATGCCTACAGTATGGAAGCTACATGTCCAAAAG TGACTACATCTACAGCAGAGGACACTGTGCTGCACATTTTCAAACGGCACATGGGTTTGACCAAGCGAGGCAGCTCTGACAATGACAGACTGACAGTCAGTAATGTGTCAGTGAACCAGACTGCTAATTTTACTGTGTACGAGATGAGTGAATTTGTGACGCTGATCATTCCGACAGACAAAATACTTCAGACCAAG ATCTGCATGGAAAGCAAACAACTGGTGCAGCCGTTCTACAGGGTGGATGTTGTGCTCACCTTCAAAGAGACAAATCACAAAATGCACTGGACCATGGAGAACACCCTGCCATGCACAG tcGTAGCATATGGTTTGCACATCTGGGAGATGCTAAGGATGGTGGCACCCAACCCCCGCACACAGTGCTTCTGTGAAGTGATCCATATATGGTCTTCATTGTTATTGCTCATAATCACTCATCATTATTATAAACAAGTCCTGTCTTGA
- the ciroz gene encoding ciliated left-right organizer protein containing ZP-N domains homolog isoform X1: protein MDHIRRSGILLTTVVVLQCFITRSVLSIQKREWLEGPTAKLTEGDVTCFSEYMEMWIHSTMIEGLAFWLSGALQIKVNPASLDHLNLQLSACGFALHKDLDKNFVFRVSYTGCFVQQEHGFHVLMLILAKRINQFGGRPHSFIMMCPVVSVLPNKEQIQCDPEYIQVIRQVPYDNWKNELHWSLSLRDHLVVALEDASLIAMNVDINRSDITVQARRGEVLSSVKLKENEGEFLALKLVSGVYAYSMEATCPKVTTSTAEDTVLHIFKRHMGLTKRGSSDNDRLTVSNVSVNQTANFTVYEMSEFVTLIIPTDKILQTKICMESKQLVQPFYRVDVVLTFKETNHKMHWTMENTLPCTASSAGSHTTSSPDPNTTAPSMLTFKTESLTIDLHNTTVNTSAEPHFRESSANEPLTGFPTTVAPEQEYQQFIATSGQRDQHKKRRLKWMW from the exons caCAAGAAGTGTGCTTTCCATTCAGAAAAGAGAATGGCTTGAGGGCCCAACAGCAAAATTAACAG aaggagatgtgacatgtttttctgaatACATGGAAATGTGGATTCATAGCACAATGATTGAAGGGTTGGCATTCTGGCTGTCTGGGGCCTTACAGATCAAAg TCAATCCTGCATCTCTGGACCATCTAAACCTCCAGCTGTCTGCCTGTGGATTCGCACTGCACAAAGACCTCgacaaaaattttgtttttcgAGTCAGTTATACTGGATGTTTTGTCCAGCAAGAG CATGGCTTCCACGTTCTTATGTTGATTTTGGCAAAGAGGATAAATCAATTTGGAGGCAGACCTCACAGTTTCATAATGATGTGCCCTGTGGTGTCTGTACTGCCCAACAAAGAGCAAATCCAATGTGACCCAGAGTATATTCAG GTGATCAGACAAGTTCCCTATGATAACTGGAAGAATGAG TTGCACTGGTCACTGTCTTTGAGGGATCACCTCGTTGTAGCTCTGGAGGATGCCAGCTTGATCGCGATGAATGTTGACATCAACAGATCAGACATCACAGTCCAAGCCAGGAGGGGGGAAGTCTTGAGCTCTGTGAAA CTAAAGGAAAATGAAGGGGAATTCCTGGCCTTAAAGCTGGTCAGTGGTGTGTATGCCTACAGTATGGAAGCTACATGTCCAAAAG TGACTACATCTACAGCAGAGGACACTGTGCTGCACATTTTCAAACGGCACATGGGTTTGACCAAGCGAGGCAGCTCTGACAATGACAGACTGACAGTCAGTAATGTGTCAGTGAACCAGACTGCTAATTTTACTGTGTACGAGATGAGTGAATTTGTGACGCTGATCATTCCGACAGACAAAATACTTCAGACCAAG ATCTGCATGGAAAGCAAACAACTGGTGCAGCCGTTCTACAGGGTGGATGTTGTGCTCACCTTCAAAGAGACAAATCACAAAATGCACTGGACCATGGAGAACACCCTGCCATGCACAG CCAGTTCAGCTGGATCACACACGACATCCTCTCCTGATCCAAACACCACAGCTCCCTCCATGCTAACCTTTAAAACTGAGAGTTTAACTATAGATCTTCATAATACAACAGTAAATACTTCAGCAGAGCCACATTTCCGTGAGTCAAGTGCTAATGAGCCATTAACAGGTTTCCCCACAACAGTTGCACCTGAACAAGAATACCAACAATTTATAGCAACCAGTGGGCAAAGAGATCAGCATAAGAAAAGAAGACTGAAGTGGATGTGGTAG
- the ciroz gene encoding ciliated left-right organizer protein containing ZP-N domains homolog isoform X3 encodes MEMWIHSTMIEGLAFWLSGALQIKVNPASLDHLNLQLSACGFALHKDLDKNFVFRVSYTGCFVQQEHGFHVLMLILAKRINQFGGRPHSFIMMCPVVSVLPNKEQIQCDPEYIQVIRQVPYDNWKNELHWSLSLRDHLVVALEDASLIAMNVDINRSDITVQARRGEVLSSVKLKENEGEFLALKLVSGVYAYSMEATCPKVTTSTAEDTVLHIFKRHMGLTKRGSSDNDRLTVSNVSVNQTANFTVYEMSEFVTLIIPTDKILQTKICMESKQLVQPFYRVDVVLTFKETNHKMHWTMENTLPCTASSAGSHTTSSPDPNTTAPSMLTFKTESLTIDLHNTTVNTSAEPHFRESSANEPLTGFPTTVAPEQEYQQFIATSGQRDQHKKRRLKWMW; translated from the exons ATGGAAATGTGGATTCATAGCACAATGATTGAAGGGTTGGCATTCTGGCTGTCTGGGGCCTTACAGATCAAAg TCAATCCTGCATCTCTGGACCATCTAAACCTCCAGCTGTCTGCCTGTGGATTCGCACTGCACAAAGACCTCgacaaaaattttgtttttcgAGTCAGTTATACTGGATGTTTTGTCCAGCAAGAG CATGGCTTCCACGTTCTTATGTTGATTTTGGCAAAGAGGATAAATCAATTTGGAGGCAGACCTCACAGTTTCATAATGATGTGCCCTGTGGTGTCTGTACTGCCCAACAAAGAGCAAATCCAATGTGACCCAGAGTATATTCAG GTGATCAGACAAGTTCCCTATGATAACTGGAAGAATGAG TTGCACTGGTCACTGTCTTTGAGGGATCACCTCGTTGTAGCTCTGGAGGATGCCAGCTTGATCGCGATGAATGTTGACATCAACAGATCAGACATCACAGTCCAAGCCAGGAGGGGGGAAGTCTTGAGCTCTGTGAAA CTAAAGGAAAATGAAGGGGAATTCCTGGCCTTAAAGCTGGTCAGTGGTGTGTATGCCTACAGTATGGAAGCTACATGTCCAAAAG TGACTACATCTACAGCAGAGGACACTGTGCTGCACATTTTCAAACGGCACATGGGTTTGACCAAGCGAGGCAGCTCTGACAATGACAGACTGACAGTCAGTAATGTGTCAGTGAACCAGACTGCTAATTTTACTGTGTACGAGATGAGTGAATTTGTGACGCTGATCATTCCGACAGACAAAATACTTCAGACCAAG ATCTGCATGGAAAGCAAACAACTGGTGCAGCCGTTCTACAGGGTGGATGTTGTGCTCACCTTCAAAGAGACAAATCACAAAATGCACTGGACCATGGAGAACACCCTGCCATGCACAG CCAGTTCAGCTGGATCACACACGACATCCTCTCCTGATCCAAACACCACAGCTCCCTCCATGCTAACCTTTAAAACTGAGAGTTTAACTATAGATCTTCATAATACAACAGTAAATACTTCAGCAGAGCCACATTTCCGTGAGTCAAGTGCTAATGAGCCATTAACAGGTTTCCCCACAACAGTTGCACCTGAACAAGAATACCAACAATTTATAGCAACCAGTGGGCAAAGAGATCAGCATAAGAAAAGAAGACTGAAGTGGATGTGGTAG